Proteins encoded by one window of Fusarium graminearum PH-1 chromosome 1, whole genome shotgun sequence:
- a CDS encoding cytochrome P450 51, which translates to MGLLQELAGHPLAQQFQELPLGQQVGIGFAVFLVLSVVLNVLNQLLFRNPNEPPMVFHWFPFVGSTITYGMDPPTFFRENRAKHGDVFTFILLGKKTTVAVGPAGNDFILNGKLKDVCAEEIYTVLTTPVFGKDVVYDCPNAKLMEQKKFMKIALTTEAFRSYVPIISSEVRDYFKRSPDFKGKSGIADIPKKMAEITIFTASHALQGSAIRSKFDESLAALYHDLDMGFTPINFMLHWAPLPWNRKRDHAQRTVAKIYMDTIKERRAKGNNESEHDMMKHLMNSTYKNGIRVPDHEVAHMMIALLMAGQHSSSSTSSWIMLRLAQYPHIMEELYQEQVKNLGADLPPLTYEDLAKLPLNQAIVKETLRLHAPIHSIMRAVKSPMPVPGTKYVIPTSHTLLAAPGVSATDSAFFPNPDEWDPHRWEADSPNFPRMASKGEDEEKIDYGYGLVSKGSASPYLPFGAGRHRCIGEHFANAQLQTIVAEVVREFKFRNVDGGHTLIDTDYASLFSRPLEPANIHWERRQ; encoded by the exons CGCCCAACAATTCCAGGAACTTCCCCTGGGCCAGCAAGTTGGAATTGGCTTTGCAGTCTTCCTCGTGCTCTCCGTCGTCCTCAATGTCCTCAACCAGCTCCTCTTCCGAAACCCCAATGAGCCCCCTATGGTCTTCCACTGGTTCCCCTTTGTTGGAAGCACCATCACATACGGAATGGACCCCCCCACGTTCTTCAGAGAGAACCGTGCCAAG CACGGCGATGTCTTCACCTTTATCCTCCTCGGAAAGAAAACCACTGTCGCTGTTGGCCCTGCTGGAAACGacttcatcctcaacggcaagctcaaggatgtGTGTGCTGAGGAGATCTACACCGTTCTCACTACTCCTGTCTTTGGCAAGGATGTCGTCTATGACTGCCCCAACGCCAAGCTCATGGAACAGAAGAAG TTCATGAAGATTGCCCTGACCACCGAAGCCTTCCGATCCTACGTTCCCATCATCTCCTCCGAGGTTCGCGATTACTTCAAGAGAAGCCCCGACTTCAAGGGCAAGTCTGGCATTGCCGATATCCCCAAGAAGATGGCCGAGATCACTATCTTTACTGCTTCCCATGCTCTCCAGGGCAGCGCCATCCGCAGCAAGTTTGACGAGTCCCTGGCCGCTCTCTACCACGACCTCGATATGGGCTTCACCCCCATCAACTTCATGCTTCACTGGGCCCCTCTCCCCTGGAACCGTAAGCGCGACCACGCCCAGCGCACTGTTGCCAAGATCTACATGGACACTATCAAGGAGCGCCGCGCCAAGGGCAACAACGAATCCGAGcatgacatgatgaagcaCCTTATGAACTCTACATACAAGAACGGTATCCGTGTCCCTGACCACGAGGTTGCCCACATGATGATTGCCCTCCTTATGGCTGGCCAgcactcttcttcttccaccagctCATGGATCATGCTCCGTCTCGCTCAGTACCCTCACATCATGGAAGAGCTCTACCAGgagcaggtcaagaaccTCGGTGCTGATCTGCCTCCTCTGACTTACGAAGACCTTGCCAAGCTGCCCCTTAACCAGGCTATCGTCAAGGAGACCCTTCGTCTCCATGCTCCTATCCACTCCATCATGCGCGCCGTCAAGTCTCCCATGCCCGTCCCTGGCACTAAGTATGTCATTCCCACTTCGCACACTCTTCTCGCTGCTCCTGGTGTCAGTGCTACCGACTCTGCCTTCTTCCCCAACCCTGATGAGTGGGACCCTCACCGATGGGAGGCAGACTCTCCCAACTTCCCCCGCATGGCTTCCAAgggcgaggacgaggagaagatcgaCTACGGTTACGGCCTTGTCAGCAAGGGTTCAGCTTCTCCCTACCTGCCTTTCGGCGCTGGCCGTCACCGATGCATTGGTGAGCACTTTGCCAACGCCCAGCTTCAAACCATTGTTGCCGAGGTTGTTCGCGAGTTCAAGTTCCGCAACGTTGATGGCGGTCACACCCTGATCGATACCGACTACGCCTCGCTCTTCTCCCGACCTCTGGAGCCCGCCAACATTCACTGGGAGCGACGCCAGTAA